The genomic region CTTGGCGACAATGCTCCTGCGCCTTCCAGCAGCGCGGATTGAAGTGGCAGCCGGACGGCGGCTTCAGCGGCGACGGCAATTCGCCCTGCAGGCGGATGCGGTTCTTGGCGCGTTCCGGATCGGCGATCGGTGTGGCCGACAGCAGGGCGGCGGTATAGGGATGGCGCGGCCGGGCGAAAACCTCGGCGGCCGGACCGGTTTCGACGGGACGGCCGAGATACATCACCATCACCTCGTCGGCGATATGGTGGACGACGGAGAGGCCGTGCGAGATGAACAGATAGGCAAGCCCCATCTCCTTCTGCAGGTCCATCAACAGGTTCAGCACCTGCGCCTGGATCGACAGGTCGAGGGCCGACACCGGCTCGTCGAGCACCAGCACCTTCGGCCGCAGCATCAAAGCGCGGGCGATGGCGATGCGCTGGCGCTGGCCGCCGGAGAACATATGAGGATAACGGCCGTGATGCTCCGGACGCAGGCCGACGCGGGCCATCATCTCCTCCACCTTGCGGCGGCGGGCGGCGGCGTTGAGATCGGTGTTGATCTTCAGCGGCTCTTCGAGGATCGCGCCGACCTTCTGGCGCGGGTTGAGCGAGCCATAAGGATTCTGGAAGACGATCTGCACCTGGCTGCGCAGGCTGCGGTCACCGACATGGGCGGGCTTGCCGTCGATCAGCAACTCTCCCGCTGTCGGGTTCTCGATCATGGTGACCAGGCGGGCGAGCGTCGACTTGCCGCAGCCGGATTCGCCGACGACGGCGAGCGTCTTGCCGGACTGCAGGCTGAAGCTGACGCCGTTCAGCGCCTTGACCGTGGCATCGGCTTTGAAGAGGCCGCGGTTGACGGTGTAGAAGCGGGCGAGATCCCTGCCCTCGAGAACAGCGCCCGTCATACCAGGTCTCCTGCAGTTTCAACGGCCATGACACCGGGATGCCCGAGCGGCTTGCCGTCCTTCAAAGGATAGTTGCAGAGCGCCAGCCCGAGCTCCGGCCCCTGGCGGACGACGCCGCGTTCGCATTCGACCGTGGCGTAGCCACAGCGCGGCGCGAAAAGACAGCCCGTCGGGCGGCCGTGCTGACCGGGAACGACGCCGGCGATGGAAGGAAGCCGCTGACCGACTTCGGCGCGTTCCGGCAGAGCGGCGAGCAGCGCTGCGGTATAGGGGTGATGCGGGTCGCGGAACAGCGCCTTCACCGGCTGTTCCTCGACCTTCTGGCCGGCATATTGCACCTGCACGCGCTCGGCGGTTTCGGCGACGACACCCATGTCGTGGGTGATCAGCACCAGCGCCATGCCCTGCTCCTTCTGCAGGCGCACGAGCAGATCGAGGATCTGCGCCTGGATCGTCACGTCGAGCGCAGTCGTCGGCTCATCGGCGATCAAGAGCTTCGGATTGCAGGCGAGCGCCATGGCGATCATGACACGCTGGCTCATGCCACCCGACATCTGATGCGGGAAGTTCGACAGGCGGTCTTCCGGCGCCGGGATGCCGACGAGGTTCAAAAGTTCGATCGAGCGTTCGCGGCGCTCCTTGCGGTTGAGGCCCATATGGACGCGCAGGGTCTCGCCGAGCTGGAAACCGACGGTGAAGCACGGATTGAGGCTCGACATCGGCTCCTGGAAGATCATCGCCATGTCCTTGCCGACGATCCTGCGACGCTGTCGTCCGGAGATCCCCCGCAGATCCTGGCCGTCGAACTGCAGGCGGTCGGCGGTGATCTTCGCCGTCCAGGGCAGAAGCCCCATCAGCGCCAGCATGGCGACGGATTTGCCCGAGCCGGATTCACCGACGACCGACAGGATTTCGCCCTTGTCGCAGGCAAGCGAGACACGGTCGACGGCGCGGAAGAGACCGGACGAGGTCTGGAACTCGACGGTCAGATTTTCGATTTCGAGAAGTGGCATCACGACCTCTTCAGCTTGGGGTCAAGCGCATCGCGCAGGCCGTCGCCCATCAGGTTGATGGCAAGAACGGTGATGAGGATGGCAAGGCCCGGGAATGTTACGACCCACCACGCGCGCGAGATGAACTCGCGGGATTCGGCGAGCATCGTGCCCCATTCGGGTGTCGGCGGCTGGGCGCCCATGCCGAGGAAGCCGAGGGCGGCGGCATCGAGGATCGCCGCCGAGAAGGCGAGCGTCGCCTGGACGATCAGCGGCCCAAGACAGTTCGGCAGGATCGTCTTGAACATCAGGCGGAAAGTGCCGGCACCGGCGACACGCGAGGCGATCACATATTCCTTCTCGCGCTCCGATATGACCGAGGCCCGCGTCAGGCGGACGAAATGCGGCTGGTTGACCAGCGAAATCGCAATCATCGCATTGGTAAGGCCCGGGCCGAGCACCGCCACCAGCACGAGAGCGAGCAGCAGCGACGGGAAGGCCAGGATGATGTCCATCAGTCGCATGATCGCCGTATCGATCTTGCCGCGGAAATAGCCGGCGACGAGGCCGATCAGGACGCCGCATACGACCGAAAGCGTGACGACGACGACGCCGATGAAGAGCGAGAAGCGCGCGCCGTAGATAAGGCGCGAGAGGATATCGCGGCCGACGGCATCCGTTCCGAGCGGGAAGGCGATGCTGCCGCCCTCCATCCAGGATGGCACGGCCAGCAGCGCCTGGCGGTTCTGCTCGTTCGGCGCATGCG from Rhizobium sp. BT03 harbors:
- a CDS encoding peptide ABC transporter ATP-binding protein, whose amino-acid sequence is MTGAVLEGRDLARFYTVNRGLFKADATVKALNGVSFSLQSGKTLAVVGESGCGKSTLARLVTMIENPTAGELLIDGKPAHVGDRSLRSQVQIVFQNPYGSLNPRQKVGAILEEPLKINTDLNAAARRRKVEEMMARVGLRPEHHGRYPHMFSGGQRQRIAIARALMLRPKVLVLDEPVSALDLSIQAQVLNLLMDLQKEMGLAYLFISHGLSVVHHIADEVMVMYLGRPVETGPAAEVFARPRHPYTAALLSATPIADPERAKNRIRLQGELPSPLKPPSGCHFNPRCWKAQEHCRQVSPELRGEGAQQYACHFPLD
- a CDS encoding ABC transporter ATP-binding protein; translated protein: MPLLEIENLTVEFQTSSGLFRAVDRVSLACDKGEILSVVGESGSGKSVAMLALMGLLPWTAKITADRLQFDGQDLRGISGRQRRRIVGKDMAMIFQEPMSSLNPCFTVGFQLGETLRVHMGLNRKERRERSIELLNLVGIPAPEDRLSNFPHQMSGGMSQRVMIAMALACNPKLLIADEPTTALDVTIQAQILDLLVRLQKEQGMALVLITHDMGVVAETAERVQVQYAGQKVEEQPVKALFRDPHHPYTAALLAALPERAEVGQRLPSIAGVVPGQHGRPTGCLFAPRCGYATVECERGVVRQGPELGLALCNYPLKDGKPLGHPGVMAVETAGDLV
- a CDS encoding ABC transporter permease subunit, which translates into the protein MSTVTVKSVQPSAAAEFWHYFSRNKGAVIGLVVFILILVVAVFAPIFAPHAPNEQNRQALLAVPSWMEGGSIAFPLGTDAVGRDILSRLIYGARFSLFIGVVVVTLSVVCGVLIGLVAGYFRGKIDTAIMRLMDIILAFPSLLLALVLVAVLGPGLTNAMIAISLVNQPHFVRLTRASVISEREKEYVIASRVAGAGTFRLMFKTILPNCLGPLIVQATLAFSAAILDAAALGFLGMGAQPPTPEWGTMLAESREFISRAWWVVTFPGLAILITVLAINLMGDGLRDALDPKLKRS